In the Desulfurispira natronophila genome, CCAAGTGTTTTCCGTAAATTATCTGTTGAAGATAATATTTGGGCACTACTTGAGCTACGTAAAGACATCAATACCTCCCAAAAAAAGGATGAGCTTGAAGGTCTGTTGCAAGAGTTCCGCATAACCCACATTCGTAAGTCAAAAGGCTATGTTCTCAGTGGTGGTGAGCGGCGCCGCGCAGAAATAGCACGTGCCCTTGCGCAAAACCCACGTATGATTTTGCTGGATGAGCCCTTTGCTGGTATCGACCCAATTGCAGTTGAGGAGATTCGTAGCATTATACGCCAACTGCAGCAGCGGGGTATTGGCACATTGATAACTGATCATAACGTACGGGAGACCCTGGGAACCTGTGACCGAGCCTACATACTTTCCGACGGAACAATTCTTGCTGAGGGTGATCCTGCTACCATTACCAACTCTCCAGCCGTGCGTCAGGCATACCTGGGAGAAAATTACCGGGGTTAAATGCGAATATGAAAGCCACCATGAACCTGGGACAAACACAGACACTACAACAGTCACTGGTAATGACACCAGCACTGCAACAAGCAATAAAGCTGCTGCAGCTATCGCGCTTGGAGCTGGAGCAACAAATAGAAAATGAGCTACTGGAAAACCCTGTGCTGGAAGCTGAAGATCCCGTAGTTGAAGATGGACTTGAAGAGCTGTCCAGTCCGGTGTCAACTATTGAGCAAGACCGTAATGATTTTGAGAATTACCTTAACAGTTATGGGGAAAACCTCCCTACAGGCAGTAGTTACGAGGTCCCCGAAGACGATTATGAGCCTCCTATTCGCAGTCGCCAATCAATTTCAACTGAGCTCATGGGGCAAGTTCGGGAAATGGATATCCCGGATAAGCAGATTCAGGCAGCATTTATTCTGATCAACAACCTGGATGCCGATGGATACTTGCGAGTGCCATTGGAAGAATTAGCCAGTGAGCACTACCCACAAGACTTGCTAGAGACAGTTTTGACTGAAGTTGTCCAAGAGCTTGACCCTCCTGGGCTCGGCTCTCGCAATATTCAAGAGTACTTGCTGATACAGCTAGAATGGATGAACCATCATGATTTAAACGCTCCTTACCAGATAGTGCGAGGTATCATAGAGCTCTTTCTTGAGCAAATGGATAAAAAAGGGCTGAAAAAAATTGTGCGCAACCTGCACTGTACTGAAGAAGAAGCTATTAAAGCGATTGATGTAATACGAAGCATGGAGTTTTCACCCGCTCACGGATACTTCGATTACGATGATCATAATATCACCATTGTACCTGACGTATATTATGTCCGGGACAATAACGGACAGTATCGGGTCCTCACTAATGATGACAGTTTACCACGATTGCACGTTAATCAAGACTACCTTCGATTGGCAAAATCCACTCCTGACAAGGAAAGTTATCAGTACGTGGAAAAGAAATACCAAGCTGCCAAGTGGTTTGTGAAAAGTATAGAGCAGCGGCAAAAAACTATTTTGCGTGTTGCACAAAGCATTTTAAAGTTCCAGCACGGTTTTTTCCAGGGGGGACCTATGCACTTGCAAGGGCTTAACCTGAGTCAGGTTGCTGACGACATTGGCGTACACGAATCCACTGTCAGCCGAGTCACCACAAACAAGTATGCCCACACCCCTTGGGGAATTTACGAGTTGAAGTTCTTCTTCAGCAGCGGTATAAAGGGAAGTTCACTGTCAGTA is a window encoding:
- the lptB gene encoding LPS export ABC transporter ATP-binding protein, coding for MLQAKGLVKRYGKRTVVDSVDYHVNKAEVVALLGPNGAGKTTTFYMTVGLVPADEGSIFLHGQDISRLPVYQRGRLGLAYLPQEPSVFRKLSVEDNIWALLELRKDINTSQKKDELEGLLQEFRITHIRKSKGYVLSGGERRRAEIARALAQNPRMILLDEPFAGIDPIAVEEIRSIIRQLQQRGIGTLITDHNVRETLGTCDRAYILSDGTILAEGDPATITNSPAVRQAYLGENYRG
- the rpoN gene encoding RNA polymerase factor sigma-54 — its product is MKATMNLGQTQTLQQSLVMTPALQQAIKLLQLSRLELEQQIENELLENPVLEAEDPVVEDGLEELSSPVSTIEQDRNDFENYLNSYGENLPTGSSYEVPEDDYEPPIRSRQSISTELMGQVREMDIPDKQIQAAFILINNLDADGYLRVPLEELASEHYPQDLLETVLTEVVQELDPPGLGSRNIQEYLLIQLEWMNHHDLNAPYQIVRGIIELFLEQMDKKGLKKIVRNLHCTEEEAIKAIDVIRSMEFSPAHGYFDYDDHNITIVPDVYYVRDNNGQYRVLTNDDSLPRLHVNQDYLRLAKSTPDKESYQYVEKKYQAAKWFVKSIEQRQKTILRVAQSILKFQHGFFQGGPMHLQGLNLSQVADDIGVHESTVSRVTTNKYAHTPWGIYELKFFFSSGIKGSSLSVDVLKQHLKELIEGEDSKKPLSDEKLVGILKAKGFEVARRTVAKYRADLGIPTASARKNRL